In Populus alba chromosome 4, ASM523922v2, whole genome shotgun sequence, the genomic window aaagaagaaaaaaagggttgtttattatgttataatttaaatattacctTTAAATTTACTAACATGCATtagcaataaatatatattgttggtgatttcttttataataataacaaatcatttttttttccatctttttatTTCGAACTATAATTTTCTGATTATATACCAACAAATGTCTACATTGAAAAATCGTGCGTCAGTGAGCATTTGGGACTTTTTGGCTATTCTGAGGTCACCGCATACGTGGGAACCAAAAGTGGTCACCGTATACATGGGAACCAAAAGTGGTCATAGCATACGTGACCTCTCTCTTATTACTCGTCATCTTCTTAGCTATTATGGATGTCTATAAATTGTCCCAACAGTTATCTCGGTAGCATCACACAATCTGAAGCTCTCGCCAACAATGGCAGAAGTTCTTCCAACCGAAAGGCACTTCTTTATTACGAAACCTCTCCTCTGCAACATGTGTTGACTCGAAAAATATACTCACAAACTTCATATTCTaatacctttttcttttttttttatatgaaatttcagGATTGCAGTCGTTACGGGTGCAAATAAAGGGATTGGTGTGAAGGTTTTGAGAAACCACCATACTTATGAGGTGGAGATacgttttatttatatagagcATGTATACATGTGTAGCTGGACTACTAAGAAGGAAAGAATCATAACATAAATACAATATATTACATTCCTATAATTATGAGCTAAGAATCAGGAGGGGATTCTGGAGGATCCTCAACAATTGGTTTAGAGATTTGCAGGCAGCTGGCATCTAAAGGGGTCCTGGTGGTTTTAACGGCTAGAGATGAGGGGAGGGGTCTGGAAGCTGTTAAAAGCCTCCGAGTTTCAGGTTTTTCTGACGTGGTTTTTCATCAACTTGATGTAATGGACGAACTCAGCATTGCTTCCTTGGCCAATTTCATCAGAAACCAATTCGGAAGGCTTGATATATTGGTAATGTTCTCAATTCCTTCCAAGGAGTTCTTTACTtgttgataaatttatattgttcCTGGCACTTGTCTACAAATTCTAATATGATTAGGAAACCGCAACAGGGGAACAATGCAGGCATTACTGGAACAGAAATTAAAGAAGATGACTGGAAGAAGTTAAGATTTGGTGTTGAAGATGTAAGTCTCTTAAAGTAATACTATCTTCTTATAAATTTCGTTGAGAATGATGGTAATGGAATTCtgaagttggaaaaaaaatacaactataTATGTTTTCAATCTCTAACGTTTTGCTGTATTGGATTATTGATCAGATTATAGGTGTAAATGCTGCATCACAAAGAAAACTTCTGAAGCAAACTTATGAAATGTCAGATAGTTGCCTGAGAACAAATTATTATGGAATCAAGCACCTAACTGAAGCATTAATTCCTATCCTTGAACAATCCAATTCTGCAAGAATAGTCAATGTCTCCTCCTCCTTTGGGAAGCTAAAGGTAAACACGCCATATATATCCATCTCTTTCAGGCACTAGATAAAGTTTAATTAGCATACaatcatatatatatggaaaagtTCATCATCAAAATTTGTTTCTCCTGCAGTTTTTTCCtaatgaaaaaaccaaaaagatgcTAGGTGATGTTGATGGCCTCACAGAAGAAAAAGTTGAGGAGCTGGTGGAAGAGTTCCTGGAGGATTTTAAGAATGATTTACTGGAAACCAAACGTTGGCCTACCCTTTTTTCAGCTTATACTGTGTCCAAGGCTGCTCAAAATGCCTACACAAGGATTTTGGCGAAGAAGTACCCCAAAATCGCAATCAATGCAGTTTGTCCTGGTTTTACTTGCTCGGACTTTAATAATAACACTGGAAGCGTAACTACTGAAGAAGCTGCACGAGGTCCTGTTATGCTGGCTCTGATGCCTGATCATCAGCGCCCTTCTGGCTGCTTCTTTTACCAGACAGAAATGTCAACTTTTGAATGATATAAACCAATTTACTTGCAGTGTATGCATGTTATGTGCTAAGAGAATAAAGGTGGGGGACGGGCCATCACTGATATGTAAAAGAATCAATTAGTTATTTCTCTATAaatcatttcttcttctctgttttggATTGTATTTAAGCAACGATTTCACCTGAATGCCCATTTCAGTTGGAATTTgcaagtgtatatatatacactaatCATAGTACATGAAAAATACGTAACAGGATAAGTATATAAACCTTTCCTTTCGAATGCCTGATAATTATGTATAGCTAAGAGATTACAATCAATGCAGTGAACAAAAGCAGAGTATGTGCATGTAAGGTTTTATACTGACAACAAGTGGGGATCGACAATACACTTAACTGCTCCAAATTCGCATTCCCTTTAAGTTTTGGATCCTGTAGATTTGCCCAAACTTCTACATCATCACTCTTCCTCCACTCCTCGGTCCATTTAGCAAGCGTCACAGAACCTTGTACTGATTTGAGGCCTGTGATGAGCTCAAGTAGCAGCACCCCGTAGCTATAAACATCAATCTTGGGTGTTGCAAGGCCTGTATTGAGGTAGTTGATGTCAATGTAACCAGAAGAGCCCCTGATGCTAGTTGGAGAACTAGGAGCGGTGCTAGTTTCTGAGTCTGGTCTGTCATAGCCTAACTTGCATAGCCCAAAGTCGGCAAGCTTGGCGTGATCATCGTCAACTAAGAGGATGCTAGAGGACTTGACATCCCTGTGAATGATGGTTGGATCAGCTCGCGAGTGGAGGTAATCGAGCGCTCGAGCAATGTCAAGTGCAATGCTTAAGCGGCTAGACCATGAAAGAATACCCGGGGATTGGCCATGGTGAGTGTGGATCCTGTCAAAGAGAGTCTTGTTTGGGACATCCTCTGGTAGAAGAAGTTGTTCTCCTGCACAGACCCATTAAATTAGTGTTAGTTCGCCTAGTTTTTGGATTTGGAACATTTGTTTGCCTCTTAATCTTGGGATGTAAAATGATCCTTGGGAGAGGTGAGCTCAATCTGTAAGTTGTTAAATAATCCATATAGTGACACACTTGTGGGACCTATAAGAACCCTAGGCTTCATCAATTGTCTGAATCAAACCAGCGTTTTTCCAAGAATAATCAACTGGCATGCATATACGTGATTAATAAACTGAAGTGAAGAAAGGTTGAAGaagaacatataaaattaagaagattTGGCATGCCTTTTTCCAAGAAGAAACCCATCAACCTGGCTAAATTTGGATGAGAAATCCGTAACAAGATTGAGACTTCATCCAAGAATATCTTCTTGCTCCCACCTCTATCCTCCATCACTCTCTTTACCGCCCCGAATCGTCCATCCCCAAGATCTGCAAGATAAACAAAAGAAGTAGCTCCAACCCCTATCCGAATTCGAAAATCCCTTGTTGCCATCTTCAACTCCTCGAGTGCGTAAGTCCGTATGACACCAGGGCACCACTTGGTAACCACTGCTTCTTGCTCTACTACTCTTCCTGTAACTTGGACAGCAGTGCTGCAGCGATGATCACCATCATCACTTGTTTTCTTATGATCAAGGTGCATGAAATATCTCCTCAAGGCTGTGATTACAAGGATTACTAGGGATATGGCTCCAATTATCCACAGCTTTCTTGGATGTTTGGTGGAGAATCCAAAGAGCCACATGATATGATCAGTTTGGTGGATTTAATTGCCTTCTTGTTCTTGCTATTGCTAGATATTAATTTGCTAAGCTAATGCCTAGCTCAGAATTATGAAATCTTGTTTTTCATGGCAATTAAGATCGAGCTGAATGTTGTAATCAATCAATGCCCTTTTACACATCAAGCCGTGAGTATGCAGGTGACAAGGAAAAATGTAAGATTCATAGCTTTGGAATATTTGAGCACTTGGCGTTGGAAGTGTCCTATGAGTGATAACTACACAAGGgtcttaattaaatcttttttttttttttatgtttttaaaaccgGGCATGgatttaatctcaattaattaaagtcaaaactagttaaaaacacttttattactggataaaaaataatattacaggagtattaattaatttggcGATTAATATTTATAAGCTGGAAATGCGTGGACGTGGGCTTGAACAATACGCTGGACTGGCAAGAAAGATGCCATTAAGTGCCTGTATTATGGATATAAGGAGAATTAAATGGAAGATTCCCTATTTAGATGACCACTTCACTATTATTTATTGCAATTTTTAGAATATAaagaatattgttttaatttcttaactATGTTTATAAGAAAcagtataaaatatatttgaattttttataataattatgcaTGCACTTTTATTCATTATCTACcaattattaaatcaattaatgaaaaatcattaaaaaaacattaaatatatatagaaaagagaaataagacaaaaggaaaagagaggGAGCGTGGAGAGTTGACCGCGGCTGCCGGACAGGACACACACTATAGTCTACAGGGAGGGATGGAGGGGGGAGGGCAGGTGAAGGAAGCCACTAAGCAAGCAGCCAAGCACAAactgcaatataaaaaaaaaaaaaagagaaaaaaaatgtccaatacaataaatattagtattaataaataaataaaactaatagtCTGAGTCTAGCCTGGATTTGGTTAGGTTtggatttattttgatattgaaaTTGAATCAATCAAAATTAGTAATGGCGTGAGTGAgtttgattgaagaaaaaaaaaatattcaagttggagtgataagaagaagaagaagaaatggtggGAGGCGGGGGCGGAGGAGCATCTTCCACATGGAGGAATGCGTACCAGGAAATCGCCAACTCCAAGCCTCTCTTCGTCGCGATCTACGCCACTGTCTTCCTCGGAATCGTCTTCTCTTCCTTGTATGTTTTATCCGCCGTCTACTCCGCCAattcatcctcctcctccacttcCTGGCTCTCCTCTCCTCCCATTCCTACAAGTATTGATAATACTCGTCGTAAGCCATCTCTTCTTCCTACTTAAAAACAGTCTCTCTTTCTATTTCTTCTGTCACtgcaaatcaaatcaaatccaattaagtaattgtataattttctttcccttttctctgAATTGCAATTGCAGTTGCATGATGAACCTAGCCAGCCAACGTTGACTTTCTCATCGTTGAGCCATCCTATGAATAAATGGAATGAATGAATAGTAGTTagttttgtttcaatttcaaattcaaaggcaaaggCAAAATCCACTGAATGAATGAATGTATAATACTGTGAAAGCATCTTCCTTTcttttgcttctgctactactAGTAGATTGATTGATTACACTATAAACATCAGAGTGTGTATCAAATACTATTACATCCATAAAACCCTAACATAATACAAATTAGTTTCCATTTTCTATTCTCCAACAATATCAATCATTTTAACATCaaaga contains:
- the LOC118050090 gene encoding probable receptor-like protein kinase At1g49730, whose protein sequence is MWLFGFSTKHPRKLWIIGAISLVILVITALRRYFMHLDHKKTSDDGDHRCSTAVQVTGRVVEQEAVVTKWCPGVIRTYALEELKMATRDFRIRIGVGATSFVYLADLGDGRFGAVKRVMEDRGGSKKIFLDEVSILLRISHPNLARLMGFFLEKGEQLLLPEDVPNKTLFDRIHTHHGQSPGILSWSSRLSIALDIARALDYLHSRADPTIIHRDVKSSSILLVDDDHAKLADFGLCKLGYDRPDSETSTAPSSPTSIRGSSGYIDINYLNTGLATPKIDVYSYGVLLLELITGLKSVQGSVTLAKWTEEWRKSDDVEVWANLQDPKLKGNANLEQLSVLSIPTCCQYKTLHAHTLLLFTALIVIS
- the LOC118050092 gene encoding (+)-neomenthol dehydrogenase yields the protein MDELSIASLANFIRNQFGRLDILGNNAGITGTEIKEDDWKKLRFGVEDIIGVNAASQRKLLKQTYEMSDSCLRTNYYGIKHLTEALIPILEQSNSARIVNVSSSFGKLKFFPNEKTKKMLGDVDGLTEEKVEELVEEFLEDFKNDLLETKRWPTLFSAYTVSKAAQNAYTRILAKKYPKIAINAVCPGFTCSDFNNNTGSVTTEEAARGPVMLALMPDHQRPSGCFFYQTEMSTFE